TCTTAGCTTCAGGTGTTCAGAAACCGAGAGTCTGTTTCGCAAAGGTAACACTGCAAGTAGTGGCATTTTAAGTATGGTGGAACGCAAGCTAACAATGCTTGATGCCGCACAATGGGGGATTTGTTTTGTTTGGAGTCCTAACGGACCGGAAAACATAGAAATCGTCGACTATCACTGAGGTGAGTAGACTAAAAACGGTATGCGTCCGGTTCACCCCGGCGAAATTCTCAAGGAAGAATACTTGGAGCCTTCGGGTCTTACAGCGGCGGCCCTGGCGAGGGCGTTGAATGTCTCGACACCAACGGTGAACGACATTGTGCTGCAGCGTCGAGGTGTGAGCGCCGATATGGCCCTCAGGTTATCGATCTGCCTGAATACTACCGCAGAGTTCTGGCTGAATTTGCAGTCCACATACGACCTGCGC
The Pseudomonas marvdashtae genome window above contains:
- a CDS encoding HigA family addiction module antitoxin, yielding MRPVHPGEILKEEYLEPSGLTAAALARALNVSTPTVNDIVLQRRGVSADMALRLSICLNTTAEFWLNLQSTYDLRKAEIERGSVIRDQVKRLPQCA